Proteins from one Loktanella sp. M215 genomic window:
- a CDS encoding ferritin-like domain-containing protein: protein MAMNSLKDIYLDQLQDIWSANTQSMAVVNELGRAAQDKDLSEALIDGANGINDGINEIAKLCSDHGIAPNAEHCKGMEGLVKEARAHGLSDEITDADVRDAAIIPQYQRMVHYALAGYGTLVAFANRLGLDGDAAVLQKCLDHTYDGDRRMTEIAMKGGVNKDAA, encoded by the coding sequence ATGGCCATGAATTCCCTCAAGGACATCTACCTCGACCAGCTTCAGGACATCTGGAGCGCCAATACTCAATCCATGGCGGTCGTGAACGAGCTGGGTCGCGCCGCGCAGGACAAAGACCTGTCCGAAGCCCTGATCGACGGTGCCAACGGCATCAACGACGGTATCAACGAGATTGCGAAACTGTGCAGCGATCATGGCATCGCCCCCAATGCAGAACACTGCAAGGGCATGGAAGGCCTCGTGAAAGAAGCCCGCGCCCACGGTCTGTCGGACGAGATCACCGACGCCGACGTGCGCGACGCGGCCATCATTCCGCAGTATCAGCGCATGGTCCACTACGCGCTGGCCGGCTACGGCACGCTGGTCGCCTTTGCCAACCGTCTGGGCCTCGACGGCGATGCGGCGGTGCTGCAGAAGTGCCTTGATCACACCTATGACGGCGATCGCCGCATGACGGAAATCGCGATGAAGGGCGGCGTGAACAAGGACGCCGCGTAA
- the secE gene encoding preprotein translocase subunit SecE codes for MATNPVKFINETRAEIAKVVWPTRREVVLTTVMVFIMAALMATFFSIVDLVIRQGLQFILTFFGS; via the coding sequence ATGGCCACCAATCCCGTCAAGTTCATCAACGAGACCCGTGCAGAAATCGCCAAGGTCGTGTGGCCCACGCGGCGCGAGGTCGTTCTGACGACGGTGATGGTGTTCATCATGGCGGCGCTGATGGCGACGTTTTTCAGCATCGTCGATCTGGTGATCCGTCAGGGCCTGCAGTTCATCCTGACGTTCTTCGGCAGCTGA